Genomic segment of Citrus sinensis cultivar Valencia sweet orange chromosome 7, DVS_A1.0, whole genome shotgun sequence:
taaaattcaaactttagaaaaaaaacttatttaattttttttataaattcttcacatttacatttcttttctccatctaatattattttataaatggtAAATGCTCAGTTAATCCCTCTAGTTAAATTGCTAGCAAAAAGTTAATGACTAGTTACTTTTTAATCATAGAAATGTTGTTACGTTAAAGgatacttcaaaaaaaaaattacgctTTAATTTTCCTGATATAGACATAAAATAACTTCGCAAGAAGTACAAAATCCCTTTTTAAAACAATGAAAACAGACAGAATTTGTtggttgaaacttgaaaaagCTTATTCGAATAATTTGTGAAGCTATTAATCGATATATACTGAGGATCCACCTATAATGATATCACGGTGGTACCGTGCCATATCCTTTGTCTTTTGTGGCTGcagtattataaattttcatataaccTATTTTTACtcgtttttatttaaactttgattcacaaatattaagttaatatCTACTGCATCCATATGAACATTTTAGTTAGCACCTTATActatttattctttataaattcttattcTATATTGCacttatattataatacttCCTCTGTGAAGCGAAATGCCCACGTCGAACCCACAAACCCGACCCATATACTATTTCCATTTCCGGTCACTTCACCGGCCAAGGTTGGTACCGATCGGAAGATCCTACGATGCCGGTCATCTCCATGCCAACCTTGTCGCCGAAAAGCGTTCAAAAAACTGCTGATTAAAGCCGTGAAAAGCCGCGGAACCGCCGCTTCAATTCTCCATGATTTCTCTGGTTTCCGGCGACGCTATCACTGTTTTGCTCCCCACGATTCCCTCTGTATTTTTTGACCAATCACAGCCACCGGGGGAGCCGATTTGCCGTTGATTGATCGTTGAAGGATTCACGGCTTTGGGAGCTCGATCCGGCCCCATCACCACGCGCGGCAGGTCACCACCGCCACCGTTGGACTCAGCTCGGCCAGAAGTGTCTAACGTGAGTTTTCTGTCGCCATCAGTTGAAATCCGGTCACCGTTGGTCGGCATGGGTATTTCGGTAATGTTCACATGGATGCAGTtgaaattaacttaatatttgtaaggtaaagtttaaataaaaaagagtgaaatgagttatatgaaaatttatcacaaaagacaaaaaaaaatgacacgGTACCACAGTGGTACCGCAAGCGATCCttatattgattatttttgtgaagctaaaaataattatttttcaataatttttactccGATGCaataaaagtttattataattcaaattcacGTGGTCAGAGAAAGCGATTTCATGAAATTCACAAGATGAATATAAGAACACAGGCATAGTTGCTATCTGTGAGTTATTTATTACATAGATTCTTAGTCGTAGGCAAGTTCACAAAATCTTTGGTcaacaatattaaaacaatataaaaataataataataaatgaataaacaaaCGGACACCAGTTTcatgggaaaaaaatttgatcagtATTTTAATTGATAAGCAAAAGGAGTGTGGGACACCACTGATGAACCCTCAATCAAGCAGTGAGTTTGATAGAATATTCCTATTGCTTCTACAATCTTTTAGCCCCTCTCTTAATGtgcaatatatatatggatccctctaagttacatgcatgtaacttacaatcctctcacatgaatagtgagtGGACCCATATTattcactattcatgtgagagggttgtaaggtacatgcatgtaacttatcattaacctatatatatatatatattttatcctTCTGAAATTAGATATCATCTCAATTTATATTCCTATTTACCTaccattgtttttcttttcttttaatcgattatttttcatttttacagAGATCCCCATTAAATGATTATGGCTGGGGATCATCACGGATTGTCAGTCACAGTTTTCAGAAACAAGCGATAAACTTGGTACCTGTAGCAATCTGATctttataaatagaaaatcttAAAAAGGATGCATTAATACACAGAAATCCTCCTCcctaaaattctttttctctccttAAATCAAGCACCCAATCCActgttggggaaaaaaaagaagaagaaaagaagattcATGCATTACTGATAGTCTTTATAATTAATGCAACAGGACAAAAGTGTCAAGTAAATTGTGTAGTAGAACCAACTGACAAATTAGCCCTCATTAAGTGCTATCGCAGTAATAACGAAGTCGCGATCAAAATCTGCTGTGCGTTCACAATCAATTAtctattaatttgatattaaactagtgcaaaaaaaaaaaatcaacaaaaaggAAGGATAGAATGAGAATGGTTGTCATACACTGTTTAAAGactaaagaaagaaacaaaagagcTTTAAGAAACTGACTTGCCAACTTCAGATTTACaagtttataatttaacaagaaaaaaaagaaaggtgaAGCAAGTACCATTCCTACTGAACAATGATTAGACCCCAactggaaaaacaaaaagctgTACTAGAAGATCAAAGTGGttctactttttaaaattttggatctctttttttttttttcacccaTAAACAATGCATATTAGTTGAGGCTTCGGATCATCATTTGTAAATCACTTTCCCCtctttttctccttctttTCTAACCTGTAAGCCGCAGGTAAGAGCTGAGCTTAGCTTCACAGCCACAGATAACAAAAAGGGCAttagatttttgcatttatCATCAATAACAATATATCTTCGAAAAGCTAAGATTTATGAGTACCAGTAAAGAGATCTTGACAGAGGTCGGCcgtaatttttgaaaaagtagCATTGCTTAAAACTGTGTAGGGTTAGCATTGCTTAACTTTGACAATATACAAGAACTCATTACTcatgaaacaaaaacttgaccccaaaaaaaaaaaaaaagaatagtaaTAACGAAAGACCGGAGATATTATAGATATTTGTTATTAGCTTTCAGTGCATAACAAGTTAAACCGAAAAACTCTAATCCCAAAATTATGGTAATGATTTCAATgcaattaatttctttcagaAAACTTGTGCGACAGCTCAAGGGGCATTTTGACATGCAACCTAaatcataattcaattaaattaaagagttGACCGAAAATATCTGATCAGGGACAAAGGATTTGTCTTTTCCGTAAAAGAAGTGCAAAATGAGAGCGGATGACGTGCCCAAGTCAAGCATATTTAATGAATTGATTTAACACAAGAAAATCCCATAAACAACCCACCGGCAGCTACCTCAATTTTGCAGTAGTATGTTATTGAAAACACTCgttcagaatttcaaagatgcATTGGACCTAACCTAATCAATTTACATGCCGACAGTTTTCTATGACAAGAAAATTAAGTATGCTGTAAATCTAAGGCTGCTattaacttataaaattgatCTAGAAATGAGACGTTCCTATTCTCTTAGTGAAATGAAAAGACAATAACCCTACTGCTTTATGCAATAAAAGAGTAATTTGTCTTTCCTGAAACTGCAACCCATCAATTACTTGCCCAATTTACGGAAACCAAGCCCTCAACCTAATGCATAGGGGACAAAGACAAAACACATATATAATGTATTTGTTGAACGAACAATGAGAAaaaatttgggaaaaaaataatagaaaatacaaacctaaaaatggaaaaaactGCTGCAGTAAATGATATAAAAGAGATGCAAAAGATCAACAAGATGGGCCACCGATACTCCTACCCTCCTCACTTGGAGATTTTTGCTGCTGTTGAGTTTgtggcggcggcggcggctgTTGCTGCAAGAGCTGAGCTTGAAGAGGATGCGCTGTAgcatggtgatgatgatgctCCGCTGGTTGTTGCTGTGCTTGAATCTGATAAGAGTTATCGAAACCCCCCAAAGCCAAAGAAGGGGACATAGTGCCACCACTCATTTGATTATTAAACCCAGTTGGAGCATCGAATCCACTGTTAAACCTCACAAGCTCTTGTTGCTGCTCATAACTTCTCAACATCTCTTGCTGCTCCTTTGCAGCTACGGCTGCAGCCAGTTGCTGGGCCTCGAACATCTGCTGCTGTTGCTGATTATGTTGATGTTGATGCTGTGGATCGCGTATCACCAACTGCCCGCTGTGGGACGATCCCGTAGGTATACCCATCATGGGCACCATGCCATGCTGTATAACAGTTGATGATGATGGGTTACCCAAATGTTGTTGTGGCATAAAAGCTTGAGCTTGCAACATGGGCATCATGGCTTGAGGACCAATATACGTTGCCAACTCTTTCTTTGCGCTATAAAGATCGCTCTGCACTTGTTTCAGCCTATGTTGTAAGATCGAGAT
This window contains:
- the LOC102609237 gene encoding LOB domain-containing protein 36 isoform X1 translates to MSSSNSPCAACKFLRRKCTQECVFAPYFPPDQPQKFANVHKVFGASNVAKLLNELATNLREDAVNSLAYEAEARLRDPVYGCVGLISILQHRLKQVQSDLYSAKKELATYIGPQAMMPMLQAQAFMPQQHLGNPSSSTVIQHGMVPMMGIPTGSSHSGQLVIRDPQHQHQHNQQQQQMFEAQQLAAAVAAKEQQEMLRSYEQQQELVRFNSGFDAPTGFNNQMSGGTMSPSLALGGFDNSYQIQAQQQPAEHHHHHATAHPLQAQLLQQQPPPPPQTQQQQKSPSEEALTCGLQVRKEGEKEGKVIYK
- the LOC102609237 gene encoding LOB domain-containing protein 36 isoform X2 codes for the protein MSSSNSPCAACKFLRRKCTQECVFAPYFPPDQPQKFANVHKVFGASNVAKLLNELATNLREDAVNSLAYEAEARLRDPVYGCVGLISILQHRLKQVQSDLYSAKKELATYIGPQAMMPMLQAQAFMPQQHLGNPSSSTVIQHGMVPMMGIPTGSSHSGQLVIRDPQHQHQHNQQQQQMFEAQQLAAAVAAKEQQEMLRSYEQQQELVRFNSGFDAPTGFNNQMSGGTMSPSLALGGFDNSYQIQAQQQPAEHHHHHATAHPLQAQLLQQQPPPPPQTQQQQKSPSEEAKLSSYLRLTG
- the LOC102609237 gene encoding LOB domain-containing protein 36 isoform X3; amino-acid sequence: MSSSNSPCAACKFLRRKCTQECVFAPYFPPDQPQKFANVHKVFGASNVAKLLNELATNLREDAVNSLAYEAEARLRDPVYGCVGLISILQHRLKQVQSDLYSAKKELATYIGPQAMMPMLQAQAFMPQQHLGNPSSSTVIQHGMVPMMGIPTGSSHSGQLVIRDPQHQHQHNQQQQQMFEAQQLAAAVAAKEQQEMLRSYEQQQELVRFNSGFDAPTGFNNQMSGGTMSPSLALGGFDNSYQIQAQQQPAEHHHHHATAHPLQAQLLQQQPPPPPQTQQQQKSPSEEG